The genomic segment GAAGACGGCGCAGCGCTTTCGCGCGCCATCCTGCGAGAGCTGACGGCCTTCGAGACGATCTACAAGGCGGAAGCCCATCACGATCTGATCGGCCACATGCTGACCTTTTCGCATGCGCTGGTCACGCTTGAAGAGCTAGGATATCCTGACTTGTTCAAAAGGGGGCTTGTGCCGCTGTTCAAGCTGGTTCAAGCGCTGCGGGCAAGCCGGAATATACGTCCCGGCGACCCTGTTAAGCTATACTCGCCCGTCGACCGCGAGCCGCTCGCTCCGGCGCAGCCGTCGTCCTCGCTGCCGACCGAGTCCGAATTCTGGGACAAGGATCGAAGCGGGGACGCCTGGGATTTTGGCCATGCCTTCAAGTTCCCTTACAGCTTTTATCATCTGATCGCCTGCGCGGGCGGGGCGGACGCCGCCGCCTTCGAGCGCTTCAGGCAAATCGTCGGACCCTAATCGCGAGTCGCACCGCTTTAGCCCCATGCTCAGCTCCGACCTTAGCCCTGAGCCAAAAACGAGGCGATCGCGGACGGTACCTGTCCAAGCGAGGACAGCGTGAGGAACGCCCCGCTAGGCTTGGCGCCTGCGATCGGCAGCACGTTGTAGTCCCATTCGCGTTCCTGTTTCAAATAGATAGCATGAAGGCCGCATGAAAGTGCGGGCAGGACGTCCGTGCGGACCGAATTGCCGATCATCCAGGTACGATCGATCCGCAGCTTGCGCGAGTGCAAAATTTCCTTGAGCGCTTCGACATTTTTGTGCAGGCGAATATAAATACGGTCGCGAAAATAGCGTTCCAGACCGGCGGCCTCGATCTTGCGCTTCTGGATATCCGGATCACCGCCCGTATATAAGTGAAGCTGATGGCCAGCGGCCGCGAGCGATTCGAGCGTTTCGTGCATATGGGGGTAAGGCTCGGTCTCCTGCTCGAAAACGCTAAGCCCAAGTTTCCACAGGAGCGTCTCTTCGCCCTCGGATTCGGAGCGACCGTGCAAGGCGCTATAATAGCGGTACGTATCTACGAAGGACTGGGGAAAATGCTCGCTTTTGAAGCCGACGATCTGCACGCCGGCAATATCGATCTCGCTGTGCTTGGCGAGCACGGCCTGCTTGGTCAGCTCGAACGGCGCGAACCAGGTCGTCATCAGGTCGGCGAATTGTTCTTGCACGAAATGAAAATATTTGTTGCAGTGGATCAGCGTGTCGTCCAGGTCGAACAGGATGTTCTGCTTCATGTCCGTGGCTCCTTCGTCAGCTTGCCGCGCCAGGCTGCTTGCAAGTCAAGTCGTGCTGCTGGCATGAATTTATTATGTCTAACCGGAGGGTGTTTGTAAATGCGCGGGGCGGGCAACCTAATCGGGCAGTCGGGCTCTGCCCCGATCATTGAAGCATCCTATGGAGGTGAGTCGGATATGCCGCCGTATCAAGGACCTAAAGCAGGAGCGAAGAGCATTACAGCCGGAGGACGCGGAAAAAGCCAGGCGACGAAGCTGGACAAGATGTCCCGCCTGCCGCCCAGCTTGAACGGTATCGACAAAAACCTGCCTTGATCGTCATGCGCCAGCATGCCGGGGCTGAGCCCCGGCACGCTCATGCGTACTTCTCGATCTTGGACTTGAGGTCGCGCTTGATAAAGGCGAGCCGCTGACGCACATAAAAGTCGTAGCTGCCCCCGCTTAGCTCGCGGGGGTTCATCGTATTGCCGCTGTCATTGTCAACGATCACGAGACGGCCGCTGTCGTAAAATTTGAAAGTCAGATCTCGTGACGGCCGGGATCCCCTTGAAGGCTCCAAATAGCGGAGGTGTTCGCAGTTCTCCATCCATCATCCCACCTTTGACTGTGATTGGTAGAACGCATGTTCTTGTTTATAGTATACCAAACGTTTGTTCGTATGGAAAGCCGTTCCGTAAAGAATTACACTAGAAAAAAGGCAGGAATGATAGTCAGGGGGCAATCGGACGGGAATGATACATATCATCGGTCTCACGCGCAAGCTGCCGACAGGCAAAAAGGTACTCGACGGCATCCATGGACATCTGGAACCGGGCAAGCTCTATGCGGTCGTAGGCGCGAGCGGCAGCGGCAAGTCGATGCTGCTGCGCTGCCTCGGCCTTAAGGAGCCCTGGACAAGCGGGGAGCTTCGTATTGACGGCAAGGACGCGATTGCCGGCGGCGCCTTCGCCAGATTTCGTCTGAAGCGAAAAATCGCTTATCTGGAGCAAAAGGCGCTCATGTACGAAAAAAAGACGGCGCTTAAAAACGTTATTATCGGCGCGGTCGGTCAGGTATCCTGGTTCCGCCGGATGACGGGCATGGTGAGAAGCGACGACTACATGGACGCGATGGAGACGCTGGAAAACGTGGGCTTGATCGACAGGGCGCACCAGCCGGCGGAGAAGCTGAGCGGCGGCGAACGGCAGCGCGTGGCGATCGCGCGGGCGATCGCGCACGGCGCCGAGGTGCTGCTGGCGGACGAGCCTGTTACCGGACTTGATCCTCATTCGCAGGAGAGCATCATGGCCATGCTGAAGCAGCAGGCAAAAGACAAGAACATGATCATCGTGGTCGCGCTGCATCGGCTGGAACTGGCCGAGAAGTTCGCGGACGAGATCTGGGGCCTTCATGACGGGCGGGCCGTGCTGACCGTCCGGGGAAGACGGCTCACAGGCGCGGAGAAAAACCAGATTTCCTAAAGCCGCCGCCCTTCCCGGGGACCGTCCGTCATGCAGCGCGCTGCGATTAAGGTTGAAGCGGCGCTTCCGATGGTCCTTCCGGCGCCTTTGCCGGGCGGATTTGGGAGCGCTCTTTTCGGCTCTTCCATGCGCTTTCTTTTCTCCGTTTCGACGTGGTCATCGATAATCATCTCCAATCCGGGGCGTCGAAGGCCCACTGATTTAGCATGGCAAGGACGATTGTCCCTTATCCATCCCCTGACGCATCGGGCGCGTAGGGGCGAGGTATTACGGGCGAGGGCGTATGGGCGAAAAAGCTACTCCAAATCCCAAATCGAGGAGGTTCGAGCGATGTCGAATTTAACGGCGCCGCACATAGCGCCAGGCAGCGTCTACCCGTTGTTGTCTGTGAACGTAGGGGCGGCGAGTGAGGGACGGTTCAAAGGCAAAATTGCGAAGTCCGGCATCAATAAAGAACGCGCGCCGAGCGCCGTCGACGTCCATTTTGAAGGACTGTCGGGAGACGAG from the Cohnella hashimotonis genome contains:
- a CDS encoding phosphonate ABC transporter ATP-binding protein, whose protein sequence is MIHIIGLTRKLPTGKKVLDGIHGHLEPGKLYAVVGASGSGKSMLLRCLGLKEPWTSGELRIDGKDAIAGGAFARFRLKRKIAYLEQKALMYEKKTALKNVIIGAVGQVSWFRRMTGMVRSDDYMDAMETLENVGLIDRAHQPAEKLSGGERQRVAIARAIAHGAEVLLADEPVTGLDPHSQESIMAMLKQQAKDKNMIIVVALHRLELAEKFADEIWGLHDGRAVLTVRGRRLTGAEKNQIS
- a CDS encoding HAD family hydrolase; its protein translation is MKQNILFDLDDTLIHCNKYFHFVQEQFADLMTTWFAPFELTKQAVLAKHSEIDIAGVQIVGFKSEHFPQSFVDTYRYYSALHGRSESEGEETLLWKLGLSVFEQETEPYPHMHETLESLAAAGHQLHLYTGGDPDIQKRKIEAAGLERYFRDRIYIRLHKNVEALKEILHSRKLRIDRTWMIGNSVRTDVLPALSCGLHAIYLKQEREWDYNVLPIAGAKPSGAFLTLSSLGQVPSAIASFLAQG